The following nucleotide sequence is from Ipomoea triloba voucher KIOM201701018921 chloroplast, complete genome.
CGAGTCGCGGTGATTTTGGAATGTACCAGTTGTGTCCGAAACGGTGTTAATAAGGTATCAACGGGCATTTCCAGATATATTACTCAAAAGAACCGGCACAATACGCCTAATCCATTAGAATTGAAAAAATTCTGTCCCTATTGTTACAAACATACGATTCATGGAGAGATCAAAAAATAAATTGGTCTTTCTTTCAAGGAGGGGAAAAAAAA
It contains:
- the rpl33 gene encoding ribosomal protein L33, coding for MAKSKDARVAVILECTSCVRNGVNKVSTGISRYITQKNRHNTPNPLELKKFCPYCYKHTIHGEIKK